A window of Diospyros lotus cultivar Yz01 chromosome 14, ASM1463336v1, whole genome shotgun sequence contains these coding sequences:
- the LOC127789698 gene encoding protein ACCELERATED CELL DEATH 6-like isoform X1: MAASGTSSTAGAPSVSHHDAFRALLNRRKGHLPQVLVEYLGRPQGDHLGHIDVDGNTVLHFLAIDGDESAFKELSEKGLITSEMQRIGNFRGNTALHEAARFGHLSVVKIMLEKEEGLALARNNLGETPLYVAVAAGKKDVYDFVKQKLVGKENDVTRRNDGSSLLHAAVVAEYYDLALEIVKSFPRLVGAHDEKGITAMSVLASKPLSFKSGSAYSFINLGSRSFIPVQLIRCLIYLCIIPPMDQRAIPTGDEENPPRKNCSFLPQPMTELKWKLISGYRWILRRVSILIRGVDDIKQKHTLAILLAKRLIAKETDWSHYTYGESSTEPWKNQAQTDHSVPLHPIERRPNLHFAAVTTASSPRNNRMRNPLIQAVENSIEELVEAILERFPDAAYTVDRNGKNILHIAVEQKDKLLYDYLKTKVRKDMMLRAIDNRGNTILHLATNEGTSPRILLGHLNQMAWDVCWFKRIWYDSCCHFQYHRNLDGKTAREIFQEKHVTLRENAEKALKDMNNGLMLVSTLIGTVNYATLFSIPGGYVDDNESKSFGRPKFFSTKKEDQLLVFLWYTGVALFSSVIALASMLVIQLSRFTDDDFFMTLPLKYVGALAALFISAIFTVAACVETYLIIEINVNPYYLMWPLVGFLILISIDVVYLTFDYMYFAIRCAFSFTGQEM, from the exons ATGGCAGCCTCAGGAACCAGCTCCACCGCCGGTGCACCCTCGGTTAGCCACCACGACGCTTTCAGAGCATTGTTAAATCGAAGGAAAGGTCATTTACCTCAAGTCCTTGTCGAGTACTTGGGACGCCCGCAAGGGGACCATCTGGGGCACATAGACGTCGACGGCAACACAGTTCTCCATTTTCTGGCCATCGACGGCGATGAATCCGCCTTCAAAGAACTCTCCGAAAAGGGCCTGATAACGAGCGAAATGCAGAGGATAGGAAACTTCAGGGGCAACACGGCGCTGCACGAAGCCGCCAGGTTTGGGCACCTCAGTGTCGTCAAAATCATGTTGGAGAAGGAAGAAGGCTTGGCTTTGGCACGCAACAACTTGGGCGAGACGCCGCTTTACGTTGCCGTTGCAGCCGGTAAGAAAGATGTGTATGATTTTGTGAAGCAGAAACTAGTAGGCAAGGAAAACGATGTGACGAGGAGAAACGACGGCAGCTCTCTTCTCCACGCTGCCGTGGTCGCAGAATATTATG ATCTGGCTTTGGAGATAGTGAAATCATTTCCTCGTCTTGTAGGAGCACACGATGAGAAAGGAATAACTGCAATGAGTGTGCTAGCCAGCAAGCCGCTTTCCTTCAAAAGTGGGTCCGCGTATTCGTTCATAAATCTTGGCAGTAGATCTTTTATTCCCGTACAGCTCATTCGCTGTTTGATCTATCTTT GCATTATTCCACCAATGGATCAGAGAGCAATTCCCACAGGAGACGAGGAGAATCCACCTCGTAAAAATTGTTCATTTCTCCCACAACCAATGACGGAACTAAAATGGAAACTAATATCAG GGTACAGATGGATTCTTAGAAGAG TTTCCATTTTAATCAGAGGAGTGGATGACATAAAACAAAAGCACACATTGGCAATATTGCTAGCCAAAAggctaattgcaaaagaaactgATTGGAGCCATTACACGTATGGTGAAAGTTCAACCGAACCCTGGAAAAATCAAGCACAAACCGATCACTCAGTTCCTCTGCACCCTATTGAACGCCGCCCTAATTTGCATTTTGCTGCAGTTACTACTGCTAGCTCACCTAGAAATAATAGAATGAGAAATCCGCTAATTCAAGCTGTGGAGAACAGCATTGAAGAGCTGGTTGAAGCAATACTAGAAAGATTCCCAGATGCAGCCTACACTGTTGACAGGAATGGAAAGAATATACTGCATATAGCAGTGGAGCAGAAAGATAAACTGTTATACGACTACTTGAAGACAAAAGTTCGCAAGGATATGATGCTGAGAGCCATTGACAACCGAGGAAACACCATTCTGCATCTTGCAACAAATGAAGGAACTAGTCCTAGGATTCTTCTCGGACATTTGAACCAGATGGCATGGGATGTATGTTGGTTTAAG CGGATATGGTATGATTCTTGCTGTCATTTTCAATACCATCGTAACTTAGATGGGAAGACCGCAAGggaaatatttcaagaaaagcATGTCACCCTGCGGGAAAATGCCGAGAAGGCACTCAAAGATATGAACAATGGGCTAATGTTGGTTTCTACTCTCATCGGCACTGTCAACTATGCGACATTGTTTAGCATCCCTGGGGGTTATGTTGACGATAATGAAAGTAAAAGCTTTGGTCGTCCAAAATTTTTTAGCACCAAAAAAGAAGATCAACTTTTGGTATTTCTATGGTACACTGGGGTAGCTCTATTTTCCTCCGTAATTGCATTGGCAAGCATGCTTGTGATTCAGCTGTCCAGGTTTACTGACGACGACTTCTTCATGACCTTGCCGCTTAAATACGTTGGTGCTTTGGCTGCTCTATTTATCTCTGCCATCTTCACAGTTGCAGCTTGTGTTGAGACCTACCTTATTATTGAAATAAATGTAAATCCATACTATCTAATGTGGCCACTCGTAGGCTTCCTAATCCTTATTTCTATAGACGTGGTCTACTTGACCTTTGATTACATGTATTTTGCTATTCGTTGTGCCTTTTCATTTACCGGCCAGGAAATGTAA
- the LOC127789698 gene encoding uncharacterized protein LOC127789698 isoform X2 — MAASGTSSTAGAPSVSHHDAFRALLNRRKGHLPQVLVEYLGRPQGDHLGHIDVDGNTVLHFLAIDGDESAFKELSEKGLITSEMQRIGNFRGNTALHEAARFGHLSVVKIMLEKEEGLALARNNLGETPLYVAVAAGKKDVYDFVKQKLVGKENDVTRRNDGSSLLHAAVVAEYYGAHDEKGITAMSVLASKPLSFKSGSAYSFINLGSRSFIPVQLIRCLIYLCIIPPMDQRAIPTGDEENPPRKNCSFLPQPMTELKWKLISGYRWILRRVSILIRGVDDIKQKHTLAILLAKRLIAKETDWSHYTYGESSTEPWKNQAQTDHSVPLHPIERRPNLHFAAVTTASSPRNNRMRNPLIQAVENSIEELVEAILERFPDAAYTVDRNGKNILHIAVEQKDKLLYDYLKTKVRKDMMLRAIDNRGNTILHLATNEGTSPRILLGHLNQMAWDVCWFKRIWYDSCCHFQYHRNLDGKTAREIFQEKHVTLRENAEKALKDMNNGLMLVSTLIGTVNYATLFSIPGGYVDDNESKSFGRPKFFSTKKEDQLLVFLWYTGVALFSSVIALASMLVIQLSRFTDDDFFMTLPLKYVGALAALFISAIFTVAACVETYLIIEINVNPYYLMWPLVGFLILISIDVVYLTFDYMYFAIRCAFSFTGQEM; from the exons ATGGCAGCCTCAGGAACCAGCTCCACCGCCGGTGCACCCTCGGTTAGCCACCACGACGCTTTCAGAGCATTGTTAAATCGAAGGAAAGGTCATTTACCTCAAGTCCTTGTCGAGTACTTGGGACGCCCGCAAGGGGACCATCTGGGGCACATAGACGTCGACGGCAACACAGTTCTCCATTTTCTGGCCATCGACGGCGATGAATCCGCCTTCAAAGAACTCTCCGAAAAGGGCCTGATAACGAGCGAAATGCAGAGGATAGGAAACTTCAGGGGCAACACGGCGCTGCACGAAGCCGCCAGGTTTGGGCACCTCAGTGTCGTCAAAATCATGTTGGAGAAGGAAGAAGGCTTGGCTTTGGCACGCAACAACTTGGGCGAGACGCCGCTTTACGTTGCCGTTGCAGCCGGTAAGAAAGATGTGTATGATTTTGTGAAGCAGAAACTAGTAGGCAAGGAAAACGATGTGACGAGGAGAAACGACGGCAGCTCTCTTCTCCACGCTGCCGTGGTCGCAGAATATTATG GAGCACACGATGAGAAAGGAATAACTGCAATGAGTGTGCTAGCCAGCAAGCCGCTTTCCTTCAAAAGTGGGTCCGCGTATTCGTTCATAAATCTTGGCAGTAGATCTTTTATTCCCGTACAGCTCATTCGCTGTTTGATCTATCTTT GCATTATTCCACCAATGGATCAGAGAGCAATTCCCACAGGAGACGAGGAGAATCCACCTCGTAAAAATTGTTCATTTCTCCCACAACCAATGACGGAACTAAAATGGAAACTAATATCAG GGTACAGATGGATTCTTAGAAGAG TTTCCATTTTAATCAGAGGAGTGGATGACATAAAACAAAAGCACACATTGGCAATATTGCTAGCCAAAAggctaattgcaaaagaaactgATTGGAGCCATTACACGTATGGTGAAAGTTCAACCGAACCCTGGAAAAATCAAGCACAAACCGATCACTCAGTTCCTCTGCACCCTATTGAACGCCGCCCTAATTTGCATTTTGCTGCAGTTACTACTGCTAGCTCACCTAGAAATAATAGAATGAGAAATCCGCTAATTCAAGCTGTGGAGAACAGCATTGAAGAGCTGGTTGAAGCAATACTAGAAAGATTCCCAGATGCAGCCTACACTGTTGACAGGAATGGAAAGAATATACTGCATATAGCAGTGGAGCAGAAAGATAAACTGTTATACGACTACTTGAAGACAAAAGTTCGCAAGGATATGATGCTGAGAGCCATTGACAACCGAGGAAACACCATTCTGCATCTTGCAACAAATGAAGGAACTAGTCCTAGGATTCTTCTCGGACATTTGAACCAGATGGCATGGGATGTATGTTGGTTTAAG CGGATATGGTATGATTCTTGCTGTCATTTTCAATACCATCGTAACTTAGATGGGAAGACCGCAAGggaaatatttcaagaaaagcATGTCACCCTGCGGGAAAATGCCGAGAAGGCACTCAAAGATATGAACAATGGGCTAATGTTGGTTTCTACTCTCATCGGCACTGTCAACTATGCGACATTGTTTAGCATCCCTGGGGGTTATGTTGACGATAATGAAAGTAAAAGCTTTGGTCGTCCAAAATTTTTTAGCACCAAAAAAGAAGATCAACTTTTGGTATTTCTATGGTACACTGGGGTAGCTCTATTTTCCTCCGTAATTGCATTGGCAAGCATGCTTGTGATTCAGCTGTCCAGGTTTACTGACGACGACTTCTTCATGACCTTGCCGCTTAAATACGTTGGTGCTTTGGCTGCTCTATTTATCTCTGCCATCTTCACAGTTGCAGCTTGTGTTGAGACCTACCTTATTATTGAAATAAATGTAAATCCATACTATCTAATGTGGCCACTCGTAGGCTTCCTAATCCTTATTTCTATAGACGTGGTCTACTTGACCTTTGATTACATGTATTTTGCTATTCGTTGTGCCTTTTCATTTACCGGCCAGGAAATGTAA
- the LOC127789799 gene encoding uncharacterized protein LOC127789799 isoform X1 — MAAPATSSGATIVSHQDAFRTVLDRKNRLLPVVREYLRQTGDDLAHVDVEGNTVLHFLAIDGDAVAFRELKKDGLPTIQMLKKGNFRGDTPLHQAASFGRLNVVKIIMERDPELALVRNNLGETPLYVAVAAGNKDVFDFVMQKPEVKETITTRRNDGCTLLHAAVLGEYYSLALDIVKSFPNLVEAHNEKGETALNLLASKPVSFKSGSAYSFINLGGRSFIPGQLIRCISYLPVFIPPIDKRTIPIADAESQPRNRFILQQIASWLTDLKWKLISGYRWILRAVSILIRGVVDVKQKHALAVLLAKRLIAKENDWSHYTYGEISMDLRKNQGKTNDSALLHPIRLRTMHFSAVTASPKNNKMRNPLIQAVENSIEELVEEILERFPDAAYTVDKNGKNVLHIAVEQKDKLLYDYLKTKVRKDVMLTATDDQGNTILHLATKQGNSPRILLGHMNQMAWDVCWFKRVWYDSSCHFQYHRNLEGKTPGELFQENHVILREKAEKALKDMNTGLMLVSTLIGTVNYATLFTIPGGYNDDTKDGKSFGRPKFFSTRKEDQLLSFLWYAGVSLFCSGIALATMLLIQLSRFTNDDFYMTLPLRYVGSLAALFVSAIFTVTACVQTYLLLEINVSPYYLMWPLIGYIIILSVDVVYLTLDYMYFCLRCAVSFTGQEM; from the exons ATGGCGGCCCCAGCAACCAGCTCCGGCGCCACCATTGTTAGCCATCAGGACGCCTTCAGGACTGTGTTAGATCGGAAGAACCGTTTACTCCCAGTCGTCCGCGAGTACTTGAGGCAGACAGGCGACGATCTGGCGCACGTCGACGTCGAAGGCAACACAGTTCTCCATTTTCTGGCCATCGACGGCGATGCAGTTGCCTTCAGAGAGCTCAAAAAAGACGGCCTGCCGACGATCCAAATGCTGAAGAAAGGAAACTTCAGAGGCGACACGCCCTTGCACCAAGCCGCGAGCTTTGGGCGCCTTAATGTCGTCAAAATCATAATGGAGAGGGACCCCGAGTTGGCTTTGGTGCGCAATAATTTGGGCGAGACGCCGCTGTACGTTGCGGTTGCCGCCGGGAACAAAGATGTGTTTGATTTTGTGATGCAGAAACCAGAAGTCAAGGAAACCATTACTACAAGGAGAAATGACGGTTGCACTCTACTCCACGCCGCCGTACTGGGAGAATACTATA GTCTAGCTTTGGACATAGTGAAATCATTTCCAAATCTTGTTGAAGCACATAATGAGAAAGGAGAAACTGCATTGAATCTGTTAGCCAGCAAGCCGGTTTCCTTCAAAAGCGGGTCAGCATATTCGTTCATAAATCTGGGCGGTAGATCATTCATTCCAGGACAACTGATTCGCTGTATATCCTATCTCC CAGTGTTTATTCCACCAATAGATAAGAGAACAATACCGATAGCAGATGCGGAAAGTCAACCCCGAAATCGATTTATCCTGCAACAAATAGCTTCTTGGCTAACGGATCTAAAATGGAAACTAATATCAg GGTACCGATGGATTCTTAGAGCAG TTTCCATTTTGATTAGAGGAGTTGTTGATGTAAAGCAAAAGCACGCATTAGCTGTATTGCTAGCCAAAAGgttaattgcaaaagaaaatgattggaGCCACTACACTTATGGAGAAATCTCAATGGACCTAAGGAAAAATCAAGGCAAAACCAATGACTCGGCTCTTCTACACCCTATACGACTGCGTACTATGCATTTTTCTGCAGTTACTGCTTcacccaaaaataataaaatgagaaacCCGCTCATTCAAGCCGTAGAGAACAGCATTGAAGAGTTAGTTGAGGAAATACTAGAAAGATTCCCGGATGCAGCATATACTGTTGACAAGAATGGAAAGAACGTACTGCATATAGCAGTGGAGCAGAAAGATAAGCTGCTATATGACTACTTGAAGACAAAAGTTCGCAAGGACGTGATGCTGACGGCCACTGATGACCAGGGAAACACCATTCTGCATCTTGCAACAAAGCAAGGAAATAGCCCTAGAATTCTTCTAGGACATATGAACCAGATGGCCTGGGATGTATGTTGGTTTAAG AGGGTATGGTATGATTCTTCCTGTCATTTCCAATATCACCGTAACTTAGAGGGGAAGACTCCAGGTGAACTGTTTCAAGAAAATCATGTCATCTTAAGAGAAAAAGCCGAGAAGGCACTCAAAGATATGAACACTGGGTTAATGTTGGTTTCTACTCTCATTGGCACGGTCAACTACGCAACATTATTTACCATCCCCGGAGGCTATAATGACGACACTAAAGACGGTAAAAGTTTCGGTCGTCCAAAGTTTTTTAGTACCAGGAAAGAAGATCAACTTTTGTCGTTCCTGTGGTACGCTGGGGTATCTTTATTTTGCTCTGGAATTGCTTTGGCAACCATGCTTTTGATTCAGCTATCGAGGTTTACCAACGACGACTTCTACATGACCTTGCCATTGAGATACGTTGGTTCTTTGGCTGCCCTGTTTGTCTCAGCCATCTTTACAGTCACAGCTTGCGTTCAGACCTATCTCCTCCTCGAAATAAATGTCAGCCCATACTATCTAATGTGGCCACTCATAGGCTACATAATCATTCTTTCTGTAGATGTAGTGTACCTCACCCTCGACTACATGTATTTTTGTCTCCGTTGTGCCGTTTCATTTACCGGTCAAGAAATGTAG
- the LOC127789799 gene encoding uncharacterized protein LOC127789799 isoform X2, protein MAAPATSSGATIVSHQDAFRTVLDRKNRLLPVVREYLRQTGDDLAHVDVEGNTVLHFLAIDGDAVAFRELKKDGLPTIQMLKKGNFRGDTPLHQAASFGRLNVVKIIMERDPELALVRNNLGETPLYVAVAAGNKDVFDFVMQKPEVKETITTRRNDGCTLLHAAVLGEYYSLALDIVKSFPNLVEAHNEKGETALNLLASKPVSFKSGSAYSFINLGGRSFIPGQLIRCISYLLFIPPIDKRTIPIADAESQPRNRFILQQIASWLTDLKWKLISGYRWILRAVSILIRGVVDVKQKHALAVLLAKRLIAKENDWSHYTYGEISMDLRKNQGKTNDSALLHPIRLRTMHFSAVTASPKNNKMRNPLIQAVENSIEELVEEILERFPDAAYTVDKNGKNVLHIAVEQKDKLLYDYLKTKVRKDVMLTATDDQGNTILHLATKQGNSPRILLGHMNQMAWDVCWFKRVWYDSSCHFQYHRNLEGKTPGELFQENHVILREKAEKALKDMNTGLMLVSTLIGTVNYATLFTIPGGYNDDTKDGKSFGRPKFFSTRKEDQLLSFLWYAGVSLFCSGIALATMLLIQLSRFTNDDFYMTLPLRYVGSLAALFVSAIFTVTACVQTYLLLEINVSPYYLMWPLIGYIIILSVDVVYLTLDYMYFCLRCAVSFTGQEM, encoded by the exons ATGGCGGCCCCAGCAACCAGCTCCGGCGCCACCATTGTTAGCCATCAGGACGCCTTCAGGACTGTGTTAGATCGGAAGAACCGTTTACTCCCAGTCGTCCGCGAGTACTTGAGGCAGACAGGCGACGATCTGGCGCACGTCGACGTCGAAGGCAACACAGTTCTCCATTTTCTGGCCATCGACGGCGATGCAGTTGCCTTCAGAGAGCTCAAAAAAGACGGCCTGCCGACGATCCAAATGCTGAAGAAAGGAAACTTCAGAGGCGACACGCCCTTGCACCAAGCCGCGAGCTTTGGGCGCCTTAATGTCGTCAAAATCATAATGGAGAGGGACCCCGAGTTGGCTTTGGTGCGCAATAATTTGGGCGAGACGCCGCTGTACGTTGCGGTTGCCGCCGGGAACAAAGATGTGTTTGATTTTGTGATGCAGAAACCAGAAGTCAAGGAAACCATTACTACAAGGAGAAATGACGGTTGCACTCTACTCCACGCCGCCGTACTGGGAGAATACTATA GTCTAGCTTTGGACATAGTGAAATCATTTCCAAATCTTGTTGAAGCACATAATGAGAAAGGAGAAACTGCATTGAATCTGTTAGCCAGCAAGCCGGTTTCCTTCAAAAGCGGGTCAGCATATTCGTTCATAAATCTGGGCGGTAGATCATTCATTCCAGGACAACTGATTCGCTGTATATCCTATCTCC TGTTTATTCCACCAATAGATAAGAGAACAATACCGATAGCAGATGCGGAAAGTCAACCCCGAAATCGATTTATCCTGCAACAAATAGCTTCTTGGCTAACGGATCTAAAATGGAAACTAATATCAg GGTACCGATGGATTCTTAGAGCAG TTTCCATTTTGATTAGAGGAGTTGTTGATGTAAAGCAAAAGCACGCATTAGCTGTATTGCTAGCCAAAAGgttaattgcaaaagaaaatgattggaGCCACTACACTTATGGAGAAATCTCAATGGACCTAAGGAAAAATCAAGGCAAAACCAATGACTCGGCTCTTCTACACCCTATACGACTGCGTACTATGCATTTTTCTGCAGTTACTGCTTcacccaaaaataataaaatgagaaacCCGCTCATTCAAGCCGTAGAGAACAGCATTGAAGAGTTAGTTGAGGAAATACTAGAAAGATTCCCGGATGCAGCATATACTGTTGACAAGAATGGAAAGAACGTACTGCATATAGCAGTGGAGCAGAAAGATAAGCTGCTATATGACTACTTGAAGACAAAAGTTCGCAAGGACGTGATGCTGACGGCCACTGATGACCAGGGAAACACCATTCTGCATCTTGCAACAAAGCAAGGAAATAGCCCTAGAATTCTTCTAGGACATATGAACCAGATGGCCTGGGATGTATGTTGGTTTAAG AGGGTATGGTATGATTCTTCCTGTCATTTCCAATATCACCGTAACTTAGAGGGGAAGACTCCAGGTGAACTGTTTCAAGAAAATCATGTCATCTTAAGAGAAAAAGCCGAGAAGGCACTCAAAGATATGAACACTGGGTTAATGTTGGTTTCTACTCTCATTGGCACGGTCAACTACGCAACATTATTTACCATCCCCGGAGGCTATAATGACGACACTAAAGACGGTAAAAGTTTCGGTCGTCCAAAGTTTTTTAGTACCAGGAAAGAAGATCAACTTTTGTCGTTCCTGTGGTACGCTGGGGTATCTTTATTTTGCTCTGGAATTGCTTTGGCAACCATGCTTTTGATTCAGCTATCGAGGTTTACCAACGACGACTTCTACATGACCTTGCCATTGAGATACGTTGGTTCTTTGGCTGCCCTGTTTGTCTCAGCCATCTTTACAGTCACAGCTTGCGTTCAGACCTATCTCCTCCTCGAAATAAATGTCAGCCCATACTATCTAATGTGGCCACTCATAGGCTACATAATCATTCTTTCTGTAGATGTAGTGTACCTCACCCTCGACTACATGTATTTTTGTCTCCGTTGTGCCGTTTCATTTACCGGTCAAGAAATGTAG